A portion of the Leptospirales bacterium genome contains these proteins:
- a CDS encoding PEGA domain-containing protein: protein MLLMPLRNESGQSELDYLGAGIVRLLAGRLERSVFVPAEEREATFLVRSDRGAAGGPRFLRLRLQISVAEASDELYRTQQLESPAQQARQLRADYLLRGSFDFLDGDAEAPADAPRSVWLRGRPLRVRLQLFNAHNGAIQTIEIQSTVEDIYRSLGSAGDRLELMLAQGSAALRVATAQSGALVYLDDLFLGRTPLESRAPPGDYVLRVEQSGMSPVVRPIRIVAGARNEHFVELVRTRTQAALRVETDPPGATVFLNQERIGQTPLMRQDLPAGTHRLRIEKDGMQTLLVGVEMRDGSLVEVRRSLRALPPPDANPHPILDYSYLDLSFYSALGALGGYGVYVYFDIRKERILDRSLAVFPLLGIWQLNQQFPDALSAAYGYQRLQNDQRRADRAEGNARIGGALGIVSLIAAGWFLYVELSSLDPDASGELPESTVESGNWPAPGAARELDHDLVQLGWQLSF, encoded by the coding sequence GTGCTGCTGATGCCGTTGCGCAATGAAAGCGGGCAGAGCGAGCTTGATTATCTGGGCGCGGGCATCGTCCGACTGCTGGCTGGCCGGCTCGAGCGCTCTGTCTTTGTGCCAGCAGAGGAACGGGAAGCCACATTTCTGGTTCGCAGCGATCGTGGCGCAGCTGGCGGCCCTCGATTTCTTCGTCTGCGCTTGCAGATCAGTGTTGCCGAAGCCAGTGACGAACTTTACCGGACGCAGCAGTTAGAAAGTCCGGCGCAGCAAGCGCGCCAGCTGCGCGCCGATTATTTGCTGCGCGGCAGCTTTGACTTTCTGGACGGCGATGCCGAGGCCCCTGCCGACGCTCCGCGCAGCGTCTGGCTGCGCGGACGACCGCTCCGCGTGCGGCTGCAGTTGTTTAACGCACACAATGGTGCGATACAAACCATTGAAATACAAAGCACGGTTGAGGATATCTATCGCAGCCTGGGATCAGCTGGCGACAGGCTGGAGTTGATGCTTGCCCAGGGCAGCGCAGCGTTGCGCGTGGCAACAGCGCAGAGCGGGGCGCTGGTCTATCTGGACGATTTGTTTCTCGGCCGCACGCCGCTGGAAAGTCGCGCCCCTCCCGGCGACTATGTATTACGCGTCGAGCAGAGCGGAATGAGTCCGGTTGTCCGCCCGATCCGTATTGTCGCCGGCGCTCGTAACGAGCACTTTGTAGAGTTGGTCCGGACGAGGACGCAGGCAGCCTTGCGCGTAGAAACCGATCCGCCCGGCGCTACCGTCTTTCTCAATCAGGAAAGGATCGGCCAAACGCCGCTGATGCGTCAGGACTTGCCGGCCGGGACGCATCGATTGCGCATTGAGAAGGACGGGATGCAAACGCTGCTGGTCGGAGTGGAGATGCGCGACGGTAGTTTGGTTGAGGTTCGCCGCAGTCTTCGCGCTTTGCCGCCGCCGGACGCCAATCCGCACCCGATATTGGACTACAGCTATCTGGACCTTTCGTTCTACTCCGCCCTTGGCGCTCTGGGCGGCTACGGCGTCTATGTATACTTCGATATACGTAAGGAACGAATTCTGGATCGCAGTCTGGCAGTTTTTCCTTTGCTTGGCATCTGGCAATTGAATCAGCAATTTCCAGATGCGCTTTCGGCGGCTTACGGTTATCAGCGGCTGCAAAACGATCAGCGGCGAGCGGATCGGGCAGAGGGCAACGCTCGAATTGGCGGCGCTCTGGGAATCGTTAGCCTGATAGCCGCAGGCTGGTTTCTGTACGTCGAGTTGAGCTCACTGGATCCGGATGCCAGTGGCGAGCTGCCAGAGTCGACGGTCGAGAGCGGCAACTGGCCGGCGCCAGGAGCTGCAAGGGAACTGGACCACGACCTTGTCCAGCTGGGCTGGCAGCTCAGTTTTTAG
- a CDS encoding 1-acyl-sn-glycerol-3-phosphate acyltransferase yields the protein MPEEERESQETFNPEDLARLFTVPLEPARVLMRTLLDLFLHIEVSGAENIPLEGGAILVCNHTDYVDVPVQAVHSPRKIVYLGKAELFEPERDIASFLFREGSPLNLPGLNVVKPIVEAALNVYGQAHRAQLKEWGGHPIIRNFRGDGARAAVEYYQELEEFMVNLLKEGMMLSIFPEGTRTETGVMGPFKAMTAKLAIRAGVPIIPSGISGSWKFTSLESVLSGRLFKQTIRYHIGQPILPSEFPQGDEKRAAKELTAYLEKQVYALTQHPERRDHPRTKARVL from the coding sequence ATGCCTGAAGAAGAACGGGAAAGTCAGGAAACATTCAATCCGGAAGACCTGGCGCGCTTGTTTACCGTGCCCCTGGAACCGGCTCGCGTTTTGATGCGGACCTTGCTGGATCTCTTTCTTCATATAGAAGTATCCGGCGCGGAAAATATCCCGTTGGAAGGCGGCGCGATTCTGGTCTGCAATCATACCGACTACGTGGACGTACCGGTACAGGCCGTGCACAGCCCGCGTAAAATTGTCTATCTGGGCAAGGCCGAGCTCTTCGAACCGGAGCGCGACATTGCATCCTTCCTGTTTCGGGAGGGCTCCCCGCTCAATCTACCGGGCCTCAACGTAGTGAAGCCTATTGTCGAAGCGGCGCTGAATGTCTACGGTCAGGCGCACCGCGCACAGCTAAAGGAGTGGGGCGGCCATCCGATTATCCGCAATTTTCGCGGCGACGGCGCGCGCGCCGCAGTCGAATACTACCAGGAGCTGGAAGAGTTCATGGTCAATCTGCTCAAAGAAGGCATGATGTTGTCCATCTTTCCAGAAGGCACGCGCACTGAAACGGGGGTCATGGGACCATTCAAAGCAATGACCGCCAAGCTTGCCATACGAGCCGGCGTCCCCATCATTCCCTCCGGCATCAGCGGCTCGTGGAAGTTTACCTCTCTCGAGTCGGTACTGAGCGGCCGGCTGTTCAAACAAACCATAAGGTATCATATCGGTCAGCCTATTCTACCCTCCGAATTTCCGCAGGGTGACGAAAAGCGCGCCGCCAAGGAATTGACTGCATACCTGGAAAAGCAGGTCTACGCCCTCACGCAGCATCCGGAGCGCAGGGACCATCCGCGAACCAAAGCACGGGTCCTTTAA
- a CDS encoding fructose-bisphosphatase class II produces MAAAGALNDLQKLGLELAGVTEAAARAVMPLSGKGDKHSADRIAVECMRHRLNELDRNFHIVLGEGEKDEAPMLFAGERLGRRAQAGASDQIDLIVDPLECTTNFARGLPDSMSVVLASSAGSIQATPGTYMQQLLVPPAAAALLDGALDLDAPPQLVLQQVADALGLKPTDLCVAVQDRPRHEPLIAALRAAGGGVSLIESGSISAAVEILRGSGRLHMLYGVFGAPEGVVIAFLARETGAGFLGRMAPHNESAAAECRALGLEGRQLHERDLVRADGVIAMSGIHGSAVLPGVAIHRREGGLSHDVHTLVWTPGQVLRLLHRDGRSVDQASI; encoded by the coding sequence ATGGCAGCAGCCGGCGCCCTGAACGACTTACAAAAGCTGGGCCTCGAGCTGGCCGGCGTTACGGAGGCCGCCGCCCGTGCGGTAATGCCGCTTTCCGGGAAGGGGGACAAGCACTCCGCGGACCGCATTGCCGTGGAATGCATGCGCCATCGTCTGAATGAGTTGGATCGCAATTTTCATATTGTACTGGGCGAAGGAGAAAAGGACGAGGCGCCCATGCTATTTGCCGGGGAACGCCTTGGACGCAGAGCGCAGGCCGGGGCCAGCGACCAGATCGATTTAATCGTAGATCCTTTAGAATGCACAACTAATTTCGCGCGGGGCCTGCCCGATTCCATGAGCGTTGTGCTGGCTTCAAGCGCTGGCAGTATTCAGGCGACGCCAGGCACTTACATGCAACAGCTGCTGGTTCCGCCGGCCGCGGCTGCTCTGCTCGATGGGGCTCTGGACCTGGACGCTCCGCCGCAGCTCGTTCTGCAACAGGTAGCCGACGCTCTGGGCCTGAAGCCGACCGACCTCTGTGTGGCGGTCCAGGATCGACCTCGTCATGAGCCTTTGATTGCAGCGCTGCGGGCTGCCGGCGGCGGCGTATCCTTAATCGAATCGGGAAGTATCAGCGCCGCTGTGGAAATTCTTCGCGGCAGCGGTCGCTTGCACATGCTTTATGGCGTCTTCGGGGCGCCGGAGGGCGTGGTGATCGCCTTTCTGGCGCGCGAAACAGGCGCTGGCTTTCTGGGCCGCATGGCGCCACACAATGAAAGCGCTGCAGCGGAATGTCGTGCGCTTGGACTGGAAGGCCGCCAATTGCATGAAAGAGATTTGGTGCGCGCGGACGGAGTGATTGCGATGTCGGGCATCCATGGCTCTGCAGTTTTGCCCGGCGTTGCGATTCATCGTCGAGAAGGGGGGCTGAGTCACGACGTGCATACCCTGGTCTGGACGCCTGGCCAGGTCCTGAGGCTTCTCCATCGCGACGGGCGCTCCGTCGATCAGGCCAGCATTTGA
- a CDS encoding polysaccharide biosynthesis C-terminal domain-containing protein produces MSRAAFVFAGRTINPLVAIIFSLASTRLLTIEEAGIYSWALARIFVVQAFAEAGLQLSLVRFLAPAVQRGDQRVVRAILRASAALKIAAFVFAAALALLYTGGVALSSYVSVPGMAFELMAASHPDRIALAWLILLGGAGLGLLTYLDSILVAHEFYSRLSLWLPVVGLLRIFLLAALVVGDGGNLRAEHLLYAFALGPYLASFAFFFFFPADHFLGAPPAAEWRPWILQLLRFNVWTLAAAFLAILAEWMEPLIITRASDNGLFGAARMPLQGFLILLATLSTMLLPRLARLQSADEYRTFFLRFYPWLAAAAVLFLPGFWIVPWFILWWNGPDYLQSVTVFYILFPNFILRIYFAPLGVALFALNQPRLIAIEAGLRMFGGLVFNLILYREFGIQGAAWASLLGQACGWLFLLFCYRQFFLSGRFPFAPTGEARNIV; encoded by the coding sequence TTGAGCCGAGCGGCATTTGTGTTCGCCGGGCGAACGATCAATCCGCTGGTTGCCATTATCTTTTCGCTGGCTTCGACGCGACTCCTTACTATTGAAGAAGCTGGCATCTACTCCTGGGCCCTGGCTCGCATCTTCGTGGTACAGGCCTTCGCTGAAGCTGGATTGCAGCTTTCGCTGGTACGTTTTCTGGCGCCGGCAGTGCAGCGCGGCGACCAGCGCGTCGTACGCGCTATCCTGCGCGCCTCGGCAGCGCTCAAGATTGCCGCATTTGTTTTTGCGGCCGCGCTTGCCTTGCTGTATACCGGCGGCGTCGCGCTGAGCTCCTACGTTTCCGTTCCCGGAATGGCTTTTGAACTGATGGCCGCGTCGCACCCGGACCGCATTGCCCTGGCCTGGTTGATTCTTCTGGGCGGCGCCGGCCTGGGCCTCCTGACTTACCTCGATTCCATTCTCGTAGCGCACGAATTCTATTCGCGGCTGTCGCTGTGGCTGCCGGTTGTTGGCTTGTTGCGCATCTTCCTGCTGGCTGCGCTGGTTGTTGGCGATGGAGGCAATTTGCGCGCCGAGCATCTGCTCTATGCCTTTGCCCTGGGGCCTTACCTCGCCTCCTTTGCTTTCTTTTTCTTTTTTCCGGCGGATCATTTCCTTGGCGCTCCGCCAGCTGCCGAATGGCGTCCGTGGATCTTGCAGTTGCTGCGCTTCAACGTGTGGACGCTTGCCGCTGCCTTTCTGGCCATCCTTGCCGAATGGATGGAGCCCCTGATCATTACGCGCGCCAGCGACAACGGCCTGTTTGGCGCGGCGCGCATGCCGCTGCAGGGGTTCTTGATCTTGCTTGCCACTCTCTCCACAATGCTGCTGCCAAGACTGGCGCGACTGCAAAGCGCCGATGAGTACCGTACCTTTTTTCTACGATTTTATCCGTGGCTGGCCGCAGCCGCCGTGTTGTTCTTGCCCGGCTTCTGGATCGTTCCATGGTTCATCCTCTGGTGGAACGGACCGGACTATTTACAGTCGGTAACGGTATTCTATATCCTTTTTCCTAATTTCATATTGCGCATTTATTTTGCGCCGCTGGGGGTCGCGCTCTTTGCGCTGAATCAGCCGCGACTCATCGCAATCGAGGCAGGACTGCGAATGTTCGGCGGTCTGGTCTTCAACCTGATTCTCTATCGTGAGTTTGGAATTCAAGGGGCCGCCTGGGCCAGTCTCCTGGGCCAGGCCTGCGGATGGCTGTTCTTACTCTTTTGCTACCGCCAGTTTTTCTTGAGCGGCCGCTTTCCGTTTGCACCCACAGGGGAGGCGCGTAACATCGTGTAG
- a CDS encoding PBP1A family penicillin-binding protein: MQQKISAEARYRAGLFGPPGRSGLLSRVIFHGFSRYWRRLLGERDDAALLRAAAALAGCFAAAGVLIAATPADFFLVWRYDRYDEPSIVYALNSEGKYEPIAEYYQHARRVIELPAAGPSGLDSKVVRCFLATEDNDFFYHPGVDMQGILRAMAVNLLAGEVKEGASTITQQVARLRFLNADRSLVRKVREAFIATLFELRYDKRRIMEIYLNTVPLGMGAYGVEAASQFYFGKSYDQLSWGEAAVLASMTTRPEEFSPFKNPQASIRKVRIVFAKLVESGYLSAAEAESEFRQLDQNFYATLDRSPNDSAFNQRLNRFPYVTEYVRQMLLPRLGSRLYTGGYRIYTTIQIDHQEAADQTFSPFLRQQTESRRRPPFRNFDAFDREFSELASWNSALFGAAPFRSRISRDERQLMRGFVEEMQSQLEMLSGLSGDANILRALEFYGSEGVEAVEEVQPVEGALISIRPYSGEITAMVGGSGFAPRNQQLRFVRARRQPGSAFKPLIYASAIEYGGTHADARLRLTASTLIDDSPVTFVGQDLSEYSPENYSGDYAGLIRLRQALTLSKNAVAVRVYEQVGPGAINPTAEKLLQMDEATPRRRLPREAAVALGSYAVTPLEMARAYAVFASNGRQVRPYSISYVSGPEGDIILDNRDERQEQGGRQVVSPGVAQIMTSMLQDVVASGTGRGASLPGRAAAGKTGTTNRGTNAWFVGYTPELVTAMYVGFDNPMSLGSAATGGGLAAPVWGRYMSRALRHEAVRAFSFPGSNVVQVNVCEATGMLPGPSCPETLSEIFLPGTQPTSVGEEETAESGAVRRPPALHNDEGSIFREDELR, translated from the coding sequence ATGCAGCAGAAGATTTCGGCAGAGGCGCGCTACCGCGCCGGGCTCTTCGGTCCTCCAGGGCGAAGCGGACTGCTCTCGCGCGTGATCTTTCATGGGTTTTCCAGATACTGGCGGCGGCTGCTGGGAGAGCGCGACGATGCCGCTCTGCTGCGAGCAGCAGCAGCGCTGGCTGGCTGCTTCGCTGCCGCCGGCGTATTAATCGCAGCCACGCCTGCTGATTTCTTTTTGGTCTGGCGCTATGACCGCTACGACGAGCCTTCCATAGTCTATGCCTTGAACTCGGAGGGGAAATACGAACCAATTGCCGAGTACTACCAGCACGCGCGTCGAGTCATTGAGCTTCCGGCCGCCGGTCCCAGCGGCCTTGATTCTAAGGTAGTACGTTGCTTTCTGGCAACGGAGGACAATGATTTCTTCTACCATCCGGGCGTCGATATGCAGGGAATTCTGCGCGCCATGGCGGTGAACTTGCTGGCGGGCGAGGTCAAGGAGGGCGCCAGTACCATTACTCAGCAGGTTGCACGCCTGCGTTTTCTTAACGCTGATCGCAGTTTGGTGCGCAAGGTGCGCGAGGCATTTATCGCAACCCTGTTCGAGCTGCGTTACGACAAGCGTCGCATCATGGAAATCTACTTGAATACGGTACCGCTGGGAATGGGCGCATATGGCGTGGAAGCGGCCAGTCAGTTCTATTTTGGGAAGAGCTACGATCAATTGAGCTGGGGAGAGGCGGCGGTACTGGCCTCAATGACCACCAGGCCGGAGGAATTCAGTCCTTTCAAGAATCCGCAGGCCTCCATTCGCAAGGTCCGGATCGTTTTTGCCAAGCTTGTGGAAAGCGGCTATCTCAGCGCTGCTGAGGCGGAATCGGAGTTTCGCCAGCTGGACCAGAATTTTTATGCAACGCTGGATCGCTCGCCCAATGATAGCGCCTTCAACCAGAGGTTGAATCGGTTTCCATATGTAACAGAATATGTACGCCAGATGCTTCTGCCGAGACTTGGCAGCCGGCTTTACACCGGCGGCTATCGGATCTATACTACCATCCAGATCGATCATCAGGAGGCCGCCGACCAGACCTTCTCGCCCTTCCTGCGTCAGCAGACTGAGAGCCGCCGCCGGCCGCCTTTTCGCAATTTTGACGCCTTCGATCGCGAATTCAGCGAGCTGGCCAGCTGGAACAGCGCACTGTTTGGCGCCGCGCCCTTTCGCAGCCGAATCAGCCGCGATGAACGCCAGCTTATGCGCGGCTTTGTGGAGGAAATGCAGTCGCAACTGGAAATGCTCAGCGGGCTTAGCGGCGACGCCAATATCTTGCGGGCGCTGGAATTTTATGGCAGCGAGGGGGTTGAAGCCGTGGAAGAGGTGCAGCCCGTCGAGGGCGCCCTGATCAGTATTCGACCCTACAGCGGCGAGATCACAGCCATGGTTGGCGGATCTGGATTTGCGCCGCGTAACCAGCAGCTGCGGTTCGTTCGCGCCCGCCGGCAGCCTGGATCCGCTTTCAAGCCGCTGATCTACGCTTCGGCCATTGAGTATGGCGGAACCCATGCCGATGCACGGTTGCGTTTGACAGCGTCCACATTGATTGATGATTCGCCGGTGACTTTCGTCGGTCAGGATCTCTCCGAGTACTCGCCGGAAAACTACAGCGGCGACTATGCAGGCTTGATTCGCTTGCGTCAGGCGCTTACACTCTCCAAGAACGCCGTCGCCGTGCGTGTCTACGAACAGGTTGGACCGGGCGCAATCAATCCGACGGCTGAAAAGCTGCTGCAGATGGATGAAGCAACGCCGCGACGTCGGCTGCCGCGCGAGGCGGCTGTTGCTCTTGGGAGCTACGCAGTGACGCCGCTGGAAATGGCCAGGGCCTATGCAGTTTTTGCCTCCAATGGACGGCAGGTGCGTCCCTATTCGATCAGCTATGTAAGCGGGCCGGAAGGCGACATCATCCTCGACAATCGCGATGAGCGTCAGGAGCAGGGCGGTCGCCAGGTAGTTTCCCCAGGCGTCGCGCAAATCATGACGTCTATGTTGCAGGACGTAGTCGCCAGTGGAACAGGTCGCGGCGCAAGCCTGCCAGGCAGAGCTGCTGCGGGTAAGACCGGTACTACGAACCGCGGTACCAATGCCTGGTTTGTTGGCTATACGCCGGAGCTGGTCACCGCCATGTATGTTGGTTTCGACAATCCGATGAGCCTTGGTTCGGCGGCGACTGGCGGCGGACTGGCGGCGCCGGTCTGGGGTCGGTATATGAGTCGTGCGTTGCGGCATGAAGCCGTCCGTGCCTTCTCGTTTCCCGGTTCAAACGTAGTGCAGGTGAATGTCTGTGAAGCAACCGGGATGTTGCCTGGACCATCCTGTCCGGAAACCCTGAGCGAAATTTTTCTCCCCGGTACGCAACCTACCTCTGTGGGCGAAGAGGAAACTGCAGAAAGCGGCGCCGTGCGACGTCCGCCGGCCCTGCACAACGATGAAGGCAGCATTTTTCGTGAGGACGAACTCCGCTAA
- a CDS encoding cytochrome C oxidase subunit II, with translation MAGAGLFPKSPNKIDPVIPSAVGSRTSLVWEGRDKPAEAKKIIDETARYISEYTQTKLPPEVLKDVDIMASIEDKIYNYINQAYVNMFNRYTVTVEDEMIKKVRDFVDKEEIKSLARYTPKEIVELLDKVGGSDKFNTGELEKSVVNMYGHLQGHIQRGMNDLENETNAILRQKTDIGAFVRGENAYSIVKCAFKDSAWKPKTVTDIKLSINILDAELISPIFHYQVTVEHLLKEQLSKHITELIDREIDKLKEELVDTGRAEMGDSEVMFEKIKLTEKFTDDNTSDPNSKRYTIMAKKFMDKIEGLRAEIDQDDYDPLNLREQIKKIIDSENIRNRGFNTAVNTLTSILDTSRLGYQFCDNKKNARECTIREYEDQNDVALPDERYAMRLVYYDQNQIRELKRIYDTRISAFVREVDAVWEVVHALYEKKKKRFFGLSRTMTDFEDLTEELMPKKWVRERKQLLGDPDELQWNNLQFRDPANTFVEKNNRTYTVEISNVGKRLEYLRTKLNDMFGYQNPVERVVVDERLNQLFKDFNKFIYEINPHHLQPGLLLDVDMTTTKRKQYIMKAMANVLNEFLHGVSAGFADAAFASFKRRRSTVRSDINQAFGEESSGESAASLAYKAHEGGDAGGAPPAAPSSPTPPPSSGGGGSVRGAADVTPRSYEDKLKEMGLKEL, from the coding sequence ATGGCAGGTGCGGGACTGTTCCCCAAAAGCCCTAACAAAATCGACCCGGTTATCCCGAGTGCGGTCGGTTCCCGGACCTCGCTGGTCTGGGAGGGACGCGATAAACCAGCGGAAGCAAAAAAGATCATAGATGAGACTGCGCGCTACATCTCTGAATACACGCAAACCAAGTTGCCGCCTGAAGTTCTCAAAGATGTCGACATCATGGCGTCGATTGAGGACAAGATCTATAACTATATCAATCAGGCCTATGTGAACATGTTCAACCGTTACACGGTGACGGTTGAAGATGAAATGATTAAGAAAGTCCGCGACTTTGTGGACAAAGAAGAAATCAAGAGCCTTGCGCGTTACACGCCCAAGGAAATTGTTGAGCTGCTGGATAAGGTTGGCGGCTCGGATAAGTTCAATACCGGCGAACTGGAAAAGTCCGTGGTCAACATGTATGGCCACTTGCAAGGCCACATCCAGCGCGGGATGAACGATCTTGAGAACGAAACCAACGCCATCCTGCGCCAGAAGACGGATATCGGCGCCTTTGTTCGCGGCGAAAATGCCTACAGCATCGTTAAGTGCGCGTTCAAAGACAGCGCCTGGAAGCCAAAGACTGTAACAGATATCAAGCTCTCCATCAATATCCTTGATGCAGAATTGATCAGCCCGATCTTCCACTATCAGGTAACGGTTGAGCATCTGCTCAAAGAGCAGCTTTCCAAGCATATCACCGAACTGATCGATCGCGAAATCGACAAGCTCAAGGAAGAGCTGGTCGATACCGGCCGCGCCGAAATGGGCGACAGCGAAGTCATGTTTGAGAAAATCAAACTGACTGAGAAGTTTACCGACGATAATACCTCCGATCCGAACTCCAAGCGCTATACGATTATGGCCAAGAAGTTCATGGATAAGATCGAGGGTCTGCGCGCCGAGATTGATCAGGACGACTACGACCCGCTCAATCTGCGCGAGCAAATTAAGAAGATCATCGACTCCGAGAACATTCGTAACCGCGGCTTTAACACCGCAGTAAACACGCTGACCTCGATTCTGGACACGTCTCGCCTGGGATATCAGTTCTGCGATAACAAGAAGAATGCCCGCGAGTGTACAATCCGCGAATACGAGGACCAAAACGACGTGGCCCTGCCGGATGAACGCTATGCGATGCGCTTGGTTTACTATGATCAAAACCAAATTCGCGAACTGAAGCGCATCTACGACACGCGCATTTCGGCATTTGTGCGCGAAGTGGACGCGGTCTGGGAAGTGGTGCACGCCCTCTACGAAAAGAAGAAAAAGCGCTTCTTTGGCCTGTCCCGTACAATGACGGACTTCGAGGATCTGACCGAAGAATTGATGCCGAAGAAATGGGTCCGGGAACGCAAGCAGCTGCTTGGCGATCCAGACGAGTTGCAGTGGAACAACCTGCAATTCCGCGATCCGGCCAATACCTTTGTAGAGAAGAACAACCGCACCTACACGGTGGAGATTTCCAACGTCGGGAAGCGCCTGGAGTATCTGCGCACTAAGCTGAACGACATGTTTGGCTATCAGAACCCGGTGGAGCGCGTGGTTGTAGATGAGCGACTGAATCAGCTGTTCAAAGACTTCAACAAGTTCATCTACGAGATCAACCCGCACCATCTGCAGCCGGGACTGCTGCTGGACGTGGATATGACCACGACCAAGCGCAAGCAGTACATCATGAAGGCGATGGCCAACGTATTGAACGAGTTTCTGCATGGCGTTTCGGCAGGATTTGCCGATGCGGCTTTTGCCTCCTTCAAGCGCCGTCGCTCCACGGTTCGCTCGGACATCAACCAGGCCTTTGGCGAGGAAAGCAGTGGTGAAAGTGCAGCCTCTCTGGCCTACAAGGCTCATGAGGGCGGCGACGCCGGCGGCGCTCCGCCAGCCGCGCCTTCTTCGCCGACTCCTCCGCCCAGCTCTGGAGGCGGGGGATCCGTTCGAGGCGCTGCGGACGTAACTCCGCGCTCCTACGAGGACAAACTGAAAGAGATGGGTCTGAAGGAGCTCTGA
- a CDS encoding VWA domain-containing protein, whose product MFRKAALATVLLLALAACSRSPRDYILVIDASGSMQGSGLIDEVKQAMPEFLESVAPGDTVTVVKFDRSAAVGETISIGSAEDRSKVETAVTSIQARGAYTDMTAMLRAVAERAQSAPGRESFVVVMSDGKDDPPPGRNREHVDLASMRDPGADEKMNAAYIYYISLGRLKDPALEENLRRISPHTETVQAGAGVEGSEGATAGERTGLADVAHDIDRFAWLRWLKSNWQWAAIGAGILLALLFVIWLIYKIATGGRVRGAIVYYEAGVGQPVKSVYNLDKLDRNRFSIGAKLGADLRVRNSAIARNVTLKAAAKNGQNFLRPAASDRGQFEFLAQQTEGLISPGDRFRLGNFIFEYGDGSSDR is encoded by the coding sequence ATGTTCAGGAAAGCGGCGCTGGCCACCGTACTACTTTTGGCGCTCGCCGCCTGCTCGCGTTCGCCCCGGGACTATATTCTGGTCATCGACGCCTCAGGATCGATGCAAGGCAGCGGCCTGATCGATGAGGTTAAGCAGGCGATGCCTGAATTTCTGGAATCAGTTGCTCCGGGCGATACGGTTACGGTCGTCAAATTCGATCGCAGCGCGGCGGTGGGCGAAACCATATCGATCGGCAGCGCCGAAGATCGCAGCAAGGTGGAGACCGCCGTAACTTCTATTCAGGCGCGCGGAGCCTATACGGATATGACCGCCATGCTGCGCGCTGTGGCCGAGCGGGCGCAGTCCGCCCCCGGTCGCGAGTCCTTCGTCGTTGTAATGTCCGATGGCAAGGACGATCCTCCTCCCGGTCGCAATCGCGAGCATGTTGATCTGGCGTCGATGCGCGATCCCGGCGCCGACGAGAAGATGAATGCCGCCTATATCTACTATATCAGTCTGGGACGACTGAAAGATCCGGCGCTGGAGGAAAATTTGCGACGAATCTCGCCGCACACCGAAACCGTTCAGGCCGGGGCCGGGGTAGAGGGCAGCGAGGGCGCCACAGCCGGAGAGCGTACCGGTCTGGCCGACGTGGCACACGACATCGATCGCTTCGCCTGGCTGCGCTGGCTGAAAAGCAACTGGCAGTGGGCGGCGATTGGGGCCGGCATTTTGCTGGCCTTGCTCTTTGTAATCTGGCTAATCTACAAGATTGCTACTGGCGGGCGCGTGCGCGGCGCCATCGTTTACTATGAAGCGGGAGTCGGGCAGCCGGTGAAGTCTGTATACAATCTGGATAAACTGGACCGAAATCGATTTTCCATCGGCGCAAAACTGGGCGCCGACTTGCGTGTGCGCAACAGCGCTATTGCCCGAAATGTTACGCTGAAAGCGGCGGCAAAGAATGGTCAGAATTTTCTACGTCCGGCCGCCAGTGATCGCGGACAATTCGAATTTCTAGCGCAACAAACAGAAGGACTGATATCTCCGGGCGACAGGTTCCGCCTGGGCAATTTCATTTTTGAGTATGGCGATGGCTCAAGCGACAGATAG